acagacatgactctgtagtggaagtcactgcattaaacacagacatgactctgtagtggaagtcactgcattaaacagacatgactccgtagtggaagtcactgcattaaaaacagacatgactctgtagtggaagtcactgcattataaacagacatgactctgtagtggaagtcactgcattaaacacagacatgactctgtagtggaagtcactgcattaaacacagacatgactctgtagttgaagtcactgcattaaacacagacatgactctgtagtggaagtcactgcattaaacatagacatgactctgtagtggaagtcactgcattaaacacagacatgactctgtggcagaagtcactgcattaaaaacagacatgactctgtagtggaagttactgcattaaaaacagacatgactctgtagtggaagtcactgcattaaactaAGACATGGCTGTTTCAAATTTAAGAGAAGTTAAtattttcacaaaacaataaatttgtcagttttaacattttatatttatgtgaTTGTCTTTGCAGTATTTCCACTTTAACATTTGTAAACTATTTTATTAATGGTTTATTAATTTGTTTCATGGTTTGGAATTGGGttgtacaataaaaacattaaacttcattataagacattttttaatttatttaagagaccaaatattgaatattttcagTTAAGAGGTTGATTAAAAATGTCAGAGAGTAAAGTTGAATCACATTGAACCAATACTAGctgatgaaacagacttaatAAAGTCCTGATAATCAAAGTAATAACTCCTAATGGACTTAATGTTCTTCTGTTATTGAACTCCTTTGAAGGAAGGGGAAAGTTAACAGCTGAGCTGGAGATCAAATGAGATGACTGAAGCTGTTAACAGTTGAATAAACAGTTTCCATGTTCagtcatcatcacatcatctctCACTTCAAACCATCAAAGAGGTCAGGGGTCAAATCAAAGTCCAGAGTCCTCTCAGGTCCCACTGAAGTCCAGGAGTctcattaacacattaaagacCTGTCAGGTGTTTGATGGAGGAGCcacactttaaagctcctcctGGACCCCCTGCAGAGTCCACGAGCTTTACTCTGACCCTGATCATGGACGGGACCACAGTGACGGACTTCAGCATCGAGAGGATCCTGTCCCCCCAGCTGGGACTCAAGCCGCAGAGCAAGCACCGAGCCCCGGACGGTTACCTGCAGGGGATCCCCGGGGGTTTCAGTCCGGATTACACAGGGCTCTTCAGACCTCCTGGGGCCTTCACGGTCCCGGTCCCGGTCCCGGTCCCGGCCTCGGTGCCAGGCTGCCTGCAGTACTCGGGGATGAAGTTTGGAGAACCGTTTTACGGAGTCCATCACAGGGACTTCAGCTTCCATCCAAACACAGGAGTTTACCTGCGCTACAGCCAGCAGGACCCCACAGGTAGGTCCACCTTCAAAACCTGGTCTCTGTTTATTATTGTGTCtcagtttgaaaaagaaaactttatttattcaagGAAGAGTGAcacttatcaatcaatcaatcaaactttatttatagatcaGCTTTCATACAAAGGAATACAATTCAAAGTTATTcacagcgactgaaaacaagaagaagaaataaaatcacttcttgttttttaatatttctgtttaatattttattttattattatttctacttcttgttttcagtcgatgtaaaaaaaactttgaattgcatttgatctGTTTGAAGGGTgatctataaataaatattatcattattattattttaaaatcacttcttgtttttaaatatttatttccattattttattttaaaaataataataatataaatctttatttatagagcacttttcaaaaactaacTACAGTTAGTGTAAGTGTCATCACTATTTCTAAATGATGTTCTGTTCATTATTATCATGGCAGCTGTTTCTCTTGGCAATTCTACAAagaatgtaaaaatatttttgttttattttttcttacatttttacatttaatttgcaggaaatgtttaataataaaatatatatatatatatatgtttattaataataaagtgtttccttttctcttctttagCAGGTTATCAATGTTACCACCAAGCAGCCGTGTCTGcgcagccgcagcagcagcagcagcagcgtcagAAGCCCCGGATGAGGACGGTGTTCACGGACAGTCAGTCCAAACAGCTCGAGGCTCTGTTCGAGTCCACGGACTATCCCACGGTGGATGCGCGCGCAGATGTGGCGAGACGCACCGGGCTGAGTGAGGAGACCGTCAGGGTGAGTCTGAAGGTTTTAATCAGTCTGAGGTTTTAAACACTGAGACTCAAGTTTACCATGATGTGAAGTTGGCATCTGATTCAACTGTTTTTATTAAGGGGACAAGGACCTGATCCAAAACCACTATACCTGGACTTTACTGTTCTGGACTAGGTCTAGATAATCTAAGACAGCCTACAGActctttaaaacacagaatcacatttttaaacatttattctAGCTGGGGAAACACATTAAAGGGTCATTTCACAGTTTTTCCTGACTGGACCACATAagaccaggtcctgatccagaacccCAATACCTAGACTTGTCAAATCTGGACCAAGTTATTCTGAAGAGTGTAAAAACTCTTTAAAAACCCCATTTCAGATTTTAGAAACCTTTAATCTGTTTatgaaaatacaatgaaaagcgatatttaatataaattattgaaaataaaaaaagttaaatcgccattttttttacattttcacaatgcACTACATAATTAAGTTGGGTTTTAAGAAGTCTGTAGAGTCTCTAGTCCAGATCTAACTAGTCTAGGTGTAGTGGTTTTGGATCAGGACCTAGTTTTCTTGACATTCCTGCAACAGATACATTGAGAACTACGAATCACATACTTACTTCAgcattgttttgatgttctGCTGCTCTTTATATTAAACCCACAGACCTATAAATGGTTTTTCCCAATATTTATAATCAGCTAAGTCTTTAAGGCCCCCCTCCTGAGCTCCCCCTCATCAGGCCGACTTATTAAACCAATTTAAAATGTCTAAATCAGTAGTTaaactctccttcttcttcttctttgtgtttcaggtttGGTTCAAGAACCGCCGAGCCCGCAGGAAGAGGCAGCGCAGCGGGTCCAAGGTCAAGTCCCCCTCCCCGCACCCCtccacaggagcagagaggaggatctTCAGCTCCTTCCTCTGAACCTGACGGACCGTCCACCTGCTGCTCAGAGGTCAAACTCACCTCCTGCAGCCGCcttcagaggtcaaaggtcacctcAGGACACTTCAAACATCTGCTCACTGCAGCTGCTCTGATGATGCGTTTAGGAGCTGCTGGGAAAGTCAGACATTTGAGGACTTGAAGTTTGGATCTccagttttaatttattttgtaaatgtatttattgaaatctgctttttaaaaacacggTTTTGGAAACACGAGCGCCTTTTGTTACCTTGAATATTGAAATAAATGTGGTTATAAAATCAgtcctgtgttgttttttatattcatcGTTTACTTTGTTTAGAAGCTggaaaaacagatttaaaaaactgaaataaatcagcTAAAATCACCTCCTTCTTTTTGGCTCAGGGGTACTGAAGTACTTCTACCTTTCAGAGAGAGTTGCACTTTAAAAACTGGCCACTAGGTGTCAGTGTTACACATGTACCAAGGTTTTGCAAGACCTGAAACCAGTGTGGGTGCAGATTTCAAGATGCATGCACCATTTTAGACTTtagctttttcttttcatgctgCTTACTTCTAATTTAGGTACTTCACATTGCATGGAAACTATCTTCACAAACACGGTCATTTAACCTTGCAGGACACAGGATTTGCTGGTGTActcctgctgtttgttgttgtgtttgaggGTTTAAATCCAATACTGTATCAGTTTAACACTCCTAAAATACCAAATGAGCATCGTCTGTTTCATTTCCTTGCTTCAAGACgtctctgtttttaaactctgcttgCTCCTGCAGTCGTCTGATTGAAGATTACAGAAACTGGCATTTATAAAATGTGTGTAGGACACATGAGAAGCAGTTTTGATCCGGATGTTTGAACTCTTTGACTAAATCTCAGTTCGGATGACAATCAAGAGCTTTACTTGTGGGGGACCTCGAGTGTTGATGTTAGCCTCAGATTAAGTTGTTTGAGTTAAATTAGACCTAAAAATAGATCCTGAGTGACGCTTAAAATCCCTCTTAAACTGagtaaaaggaaaacaaagctaGTCAATCTTTA
The window above is part of the Notolabrus celidotus isolate fNotCel1 unplaced genomic scaffold, fNotCel1.pri scaffold_281_arrow_ctg1, whole genome shotgun sequence genome. Proteins encoded here:
- the LOC117809433 gene encoding homeobox protein goosecoid-like isoform X1, encoding MEEPHFKAPPGPPAESTSFTLTLIMDGTTVTDFSIERILSPQLGLKPQSKHRAPDGYLQGIPGGFSPDYTGLFRPPGAFTVPVPVPVPASVPGCLQYSGMKFGEPFYGVHHRDFSFHPNTGVYLRYSQQDPTAGYQCYHQAAVSAQPQQQQQQRQKPRMRTVFTDSQSKQLEALFESTDYPTVDARADVARRTGLSEETVRVWFKNRRARRKRQRSGSKVKSPSPHPSTGAERRIFSSFL
- the LOC117809433 gene encoding homeobox protein goosecoid-like isoform X2, which produces MEEPHFKAPPGPPAESTSFTLTLIMDGTTVTDFSIERILSPQLGLKPQSKHRAPDGYLQGIPGGFSPDYTGLFRPPGAFTVPVPVPVPASVPGCLQYSGMKFGEPFYGVHHRDFSFHPNTGVYLRYSQQDPTGYQCYHQAAVSAQPQQQQQQRQKPRMRTVFTDSQSKQLEALFESTDYPTVDARADVARRTGLSEETVRVWFKNRRARRKRQRSGSKVKSPSPHPSTGAERRIFSSFL